DNA from Roseimicrobium sp. ORNL1:
CAAAAATCCTCGACCCAATCCCCACCGGCACCACCGTCATGAGTAGCCACACGGGAAGCACCACGCAGAGCAGCAGCAGCAGGATGCTCAAGCCCCACGTCCGCTTGCGCCCGTGCCCCATTTGCTTGCCACCACGAAGCGGAACCTTCTCCCCACCCGCACCTGGCACCGGAGGCGGCAGCGCGGGCGGTCCTGGTGATGGTGACGACGGCGACAACGAAGACGAAAACGAAGACGCCGGTCTCGAATCTGAATCATTCATGTGGCAGCAAAAAAGAAAGAGGAGGGCAGCGAGTACGCCGCCACCCTACACGACCTACCACACCCCGCGCAACGCCTCGCATCACAAGTTCCGGCAACTTGAATCAACACCCATGCGTGATGAAATTTGGTTCGTGGTTCGTGGTTCGTGGTTGGCGCGTCTCGTGACTCCGCTCGCAGTCCGCGCCATGAAGCAATCTCATCACCGACCACCTTGCGCGCAGCGCCTTGGAGTGCGTGTGCGTAGCACCGCTTTGGGGTGCGACTCAAATAATCCGATTCATCTTTTATCCACCCCAGATTCTCAAGCAGCAGCCTCGCCCGATTCGTGGCTTTGGAGGTAGGGGAGATGGTGAAGCTCTGGAGACGCTTCAAAGCGGTGCTCCGCACACGCACTCCAAGGCGCTGCGCGCCAGGTTGTGAGTGGCGGAGTGGTTTCCCATGGTGAGATGAGGTCATTTCACGAGACGAATCGGTTTTGAGAACTGTCTCGTGACACCAACGCGCATGCTCGCGCAGCGAGGCTCCGGGCCATGCCACCTTGCGCGAAGCGCTTTGGAGTGCGTGTGCGTAGCACCGCCTTGGGGTATGGCTCAATCAATCCGAATACGTTGCTTATCCACCCCAGACTCTCCTTCAACAGTGGTGGAGTCTGAACGCTGCTAGTAGTATTTTAAATCATAATAACTTCCGCTTGGTGGATAAGGCATCCCAGCCAATTTCCACCACCATTCCGAGTAGACATCGAGCGGTTTGCTCAAGGGGGTGTATTTGTGAAGATATGCCACCGGTCTGTAAAATACCTTTTGCCAGTCCGGTGGCGGCTCGGGCAGCGTGCCCTTGATCTGGAAATGTCGTATCGGACCTGTGCTTCCCACGTACAACGTGAAGACCGCCAAAATGCACAGAGTCCAAATGATGGCGCGCGATTTTTTTGGCGCTCCTTCTTTCATGTGAAAAGCTTAAGCTTTCGCACTCATTTGTCATCCAGAAGGGAGCGCGAAGAGCGAGTGGAGCGTGCGCGTTGTTGCTGTCGGGTCACAAGACCCAACGCCCACTGTCAGGCCGGAAGGCCTAACCTCCCCCGAGCTTCTTCGTGGCTTTTGCCACTTTGCGATAGACCTCATGCTGGTTGCTTTCACCTAGCGCGAGACCTGCGCAACTCTGCCTCCTCTGCATCGAAGTGTGCCATCTCGCTCTATGTAGCATCACCGTGGCACCCAAACCCTCTTGCTTCTTTGGGTCCTTTGCCTCACTGCCCCTTTGCGGTTAAACAGAAGTGTCCGTTTGGTGTAAAGAGCGAGTTGGTGTGTGCTTAATGTTGCTGGTCAGGCGAGACGCCTAACGACCGCTGTCAGGCGGGGACGCCTAACCTCCTTGGAACTTCTTTGCTGCTTGGCGTTTTCCTCTTAAAGCAGGTCAAACGTCAGGCCCGTGCAGGTGGATATGCCGGACGCGGGTGGATGAAGGCCCTTCGGGCTTCCCACGCCTTACCCGTGCCATCCCTCCATGCGTATCCTGTCTCACCCTGCAGCTCCGAAGACCGAAGACCGGATTCCGAATTCGTCGCTTCAACCAACACCCGCCGCACGATTCATCATCGCCCACCCATCACGAACCCCCCGTCACCGTCACCGTCACGGTCACCACCACCACCACCGCGCCGCACAACGCACGTCACAACACGCCGCGCAACCACAGATCATCCATCCACACCACGCTCGTCACATCCGCCCCAAAGTGGACAACCATGCTCCGGTGCTCCATACTGCCGCACCCCAAAACCCCCCTTTCTTCCCTTTCTTTCGCATGCGCCTGATGCTCTCGTCCCTTGTTCGTCGTCTCCGTCCTTCCCTTCTCAGCACACGCAGCGCGTGCCGTGTCGGTCTCAGCATGGCCTCGGTCCTGCTCCTCGCCAATTGCGCGGACGTCTACTATTACGGACCCGCTGGCGCGAACTCCGGCCGCACCGTCTACCTTGAGGGCTACGACCCCGGTGACAGCCGCTACGCCGGCCAGCCCACCGATACCAACTCCTGGTGGCGCGGCGATGGCGTGCCCGGCGCCCCGCACGTCGTCATCTCCCTCAGCAAGCAGCAGGCCTTCTTCTATAAAGGCGGCCAGCTCGTCGGCGTCTCCTCCCTCTCCACGGGCGATGTCGATCACCCCACGCCCACCGGGAAGTTCACCATCTCACAAAAGAACCAGTGGCACCAGTCTAGCCAGTATGGTGATTATGTAGATTATAACGGAAACGTCGTCGCTTCGAATATCGACCGCAACGCAGACCCCCAGCCTCCGGGGACGACGTATGATGGAGCAAACATGCACTATTTCATGCGCTTCACGCGCGGCATCGGCATGCACGCCGGGTATCTTCCCGGTTATCCCGCCAGTCACGGTTGTGTGCGTATGCCCGTGGACATGGCGCAGGCGTTTTTTCGCAATGTGAGTGTTGGCACGCCCGTGGAAGTGCGCTACTAAAGCGCTCTCCTAAATGGATATTTCCCCCGAAGAACTTCACGAGCTGATGCAGCGCCCCGGTCCGCGCGCGTTCCGGCTCATTGACGTGCGCGAAGAAGACGAATTCCGCTACTGCAAGCTGGACTGGGCCGAGCTCATCCCCCTGGGAACCCTCCCGCAGCAGGCCCCCTCGCGCCTGCTGGACCTGGACCGCTCCATCGTGGTCTACTGTCACCACGGCGTCCGCTCCCACCACGCCGCCGAGTGGCTCCGCGGCGCCGGCTACAAGAGCGTCTTCAACCTCACCGGCGGCATCGACGCCTGGTCCGAGCGCGTGGACGCCCGCGTGCCGAAGTATTGAGGGGGGAGGAGGTTAGGCGTCCCCGCCTGACAGCGGTCGTTAGGCGTCCCGCCTGACCAGCAACAGCAAGTACACACACCACTCGCTCATCACGCAGAAGGAACGCTTCCGGTTAACCGCAAA
Protein-coding regions in this window:
- a CDS encoding rhodanese-like domain-containing protein, giving the protein MDISPEELHELMQRPGPRAFRLIDVREEDEFRYCKLDWAELIPLGTLPQQAPSRLLDLDRSIVVYCHHGVRSHHAAEWLRGAGYKSVFNLTGGIDAWSERVDARVPKY
- a CDS encoding L,D-transpeptidase family protein, encoding MASVLLLANCADVYYYGPAGANSGRTVYLEGYDPGDSRYAGQPTDTNSWWRGDGVPGAPHVVISLSKQQAFFYKGGQLVGVSSLSTGDVDHPTPTGKFTISQKNQWHQSSQYGDYVDYNGNVVASNIDRNADPQPPGTTYDGANMHYFMRFTRGIGMHAGYLPGYPASHGCVRMPVDMAQAFFRNVSVGTPVEVRY